A region of Clarias gariepinus isolate MV-2021 ecotype Netherlands chromosome 25, CGAR_prim_01v2, whole genome shotgun sequence DNA encodes the following proteins:
- the tnk2b gene encoding tyrosine kinase, non-receptor, 2b isoform X2, whose amino-acid sequence MGETAEYQRLDSECDGDEKLGSSMQSEEGTEWLLELLMEVQLQQYFLRIRDDLNVTRLSHFDYVKNEDLEKIGMGRPGQRRLWEAVKRKKAMCKRKSWMSKVFSAKRPDGDFQPQATSTFRKLSSTPPPADGQQQALTCLISEKELVLCEKLGDGSFGVVKRGEWVTPGGKVLNVAVKCLKTDVLNQPDALDDFIREVNAMHSLDHQNLIRLYGVVLTHPMKMVTELAPLCSLLDRLRKTQGHFLISTLCQYAIQIANGMAYLETRRFIHRDLAARNILLASNELVKIGDFGLMRALPNNDDHYVMQEHRKVPFAWCAPESLKTRTFSHATDTWMFGVTLWEMCTYGQEPWLGLNGSQILHKIDKEGERLSKPGDCPQDIYNVMLQCWAPKPDDRPTFVALREFLVETLPTEMRALQDFDEPDKLHIQIDDVITIIEGRAENYWWRGQNKRTLKVGQFPRNAVTSVAGLSAHDISRPLKNSFIHTGHGDSNPHRCWGFPDRIDDLYLGNPMDPPDVLGLDLNAPRPTQLPGRAKKDPPPRPPQPALLIKKPNYDPVTDDEDLTSSGLRRLSLKKPNTKCLKLKPSAWVPATKLNDRSIYGHRTPGGGTPTEVSLIDFGEEMFSTTPSPVMGSQVLNLARLALEAENILDCTPPQSPSRTLPRPLHPTPVVDWDSRPLPPPPAYDDVAQDEDDIEVSSINSAEMRVPNEPGSPCAPSTPASRVEDDLFLPSNQSRSRTFSQSAEIFQELQQECMRRLNVPVGSVSPDPYRQIFLSACEDKPQVPPRIPIPPRPPKGDCSRWSRDLSPASCCEDEKERPPQIPPRDPLSQSLSRTPSPMNRTAHYLSTSPGKLMPTTQSFGSDPKYAAPKVIQAQGKDKEAAKGPCILPIVRDGKKVSNTHYYLLPERPTYLDRFDKFFKEAEEDERRPVNTATVRPMVQQQGETKSNLSCNNNSSVPARAAGIRNSLSLNKVSTEGSGCRAEGATNPDRVKQVQEAVHGVTMEECQKALQNHSWNVQKAVHYLKVEQLFCLGLKSRVECHKILEMCDWNLELASTQLLDSYGSVKQRR is encoded by the exons AAGCTGGGCAGCAGCATGCAGAGTGAAGAAGGCACCGAGTGGCTCCTGGAGCTGCTGATGGAGGTGCAGCTGCAGCAGTATTTCCTGCGTATCCGCGACGACCTGAACGTCACGCGTCTGTCGCACTTTGACTACGTGAAGAACGAAGACCTGGAGAAGATCGGCATGGGCCGGCCCG gacagagacggctgtgggaggcggtgAAGAGGAAAAAAGCGATGTGCAAGCGCAAGTCTTGGATGAGTAAG GTTTTCAGTGCGAAGAGGCCAGACGGAGATTTCCAGCCGCAGGCCACCAGCACTTTCCGGAAGCTTTCGAGCACTCCTCCGCCTGCAGACGGCCAGCAGCAGGCCCTCACCTGTCTGATCAGCGAGAAGGAGCTGGTGCTGTGCGAGAAGCTCGGAGACGGATCATTCGGCGTGGTGAAGCGTGGAGAGTGGGTCACCCCAGGGGGTAAAGTG TTAAACGTAGCGGTGAAGTGTCTAAAGACGGACGTCCTGAACCAACCGGATGCTCTGGACGACTTCATTCGTGAGGTCAACGCCATGCACTCCCTCGACCACCAGAACCTCATCCGTCTCTACGGAGTCGTCCTCACACACCCCATGAAGATG GTGACGGAGCTGGCTCCTCTCTGCTCTTTGCTGGACCGCTTGCGTAAGACCCAGGGCCACTTCCTCATCTCCACGCTGTGCCAGTACGCCATCCAGATAGCTAACGGCATGGCCTACCTGGAGACCAGGCGCTTCATCCACCGCGACCTAGCTGCGCGGAACATCCTGCTGGCCTCGAACGAGCTCGTCAAGATCGGAGACTTCGGCCTGATGAGGGCGCTGCCCAACAACGACGATCATTACGTCATGCAGGAGCATCGCAAGGTCCCTTTTGcctg GTGCGCCCCAGAGAGCTTAAAGACGCGCACGTTTTCCCATGCAACGGACACGTGGATGTTCGGGGTAACCCTGTGGGAGATGTGCACCTACGGTCAGGAGCCGTGGCTCGGTCTCAACGGCAGCCAG atCCTCCATAAGATCGACAAAGAGGGTGAAAGGCTGTCCAAGCCTGGGGACTGTCCCCAGGACATCTATAACGTCATGCTGCAGTGCTGGGCGCCGAAACCCGACGACCGGCCCACATTCGTGGCTCTCAGAGAGTTCCTGGTGGAGACCCTGCCGACCGAGATGCGGGCGCTGCAGGACTTCGACGAGCCCGACAAGCTGCACATCCAGATCGACGACGTCATCACCATCATCGAGGGCAG GGCGGAGAATTATTGGTGGCGAGGGCAGAACAAGCGCACGCTGAAGGTGGGTCAGTTCCCCAGGAACGCCGTCACCTCCGTAGCCGGATTGTCGGCTCATGACATCAGCAGGCCACTTAAGAACAGCTTCATCCACACGGGACACGGCGACTCCAACCCACACCGCTGCTGGGGCTTCCCGGATCGGATAGACGA TCTGTATCTGGGGAACCCCATGGACCCTCCGGATGTCCTCGGACTCGATCTGAACGCTCCCAGGCCCACGCAGCTTCCCGGGCGAGCCAAAA AGGATCCGCCCCCTCGACCCCCTCAACCTGCTTTGCTCATAAAGA AGCCGAACTACGACCCAGTCACAGATGATGAAGATCTAACGTCTTCAGGCCTGAGGCGCCTTTCATTAAAAAAGCCCAACACAAAGTGTCTGAAACTGAAGCCATCAGCTTGGGTTCCAGCCACCAAGCTGAACGATCGGTCCATTTATGGCCACCGAACCCCAGGAGGTGGTACGCCCACTGAGGTTTCTCTTATAGACTTTGGAGAGGAAATGTTTTCTACTACCCCCTCTCCTGTTATGGGGTCTCAGGTCCTTAATCTTGCCAGACTGGCCCTGGAGGCAGAAAACATCTTGGACTGTACCCCACCCCAGAGTCCATCCCGGACTCTGCCTCGCCCGCTTCACCCCACTCCGGTGGTAGACTGGGACTCGAgacctcttcctcctcctccagcaTATGACGACGTAGCACAGGACGAAGACGACATCGAGGTAAGCTCGATCAACAGTGCAGAGATGAGAGTTCCCAATGAACCCGGCTCTCCGTGTGCCCCCAGCACTCCCGCTAGTAGAGTAGAGGATGATCTCTTCCTCCCCAGCAACCAGAGCCGGTCTCGCACCTTCTCGCAGTCAGCTGAGATCTTTCAGGAGCTTCAGCAGGAATGCATGAGGCGTCTGAATGTCCCTGTAGGCTCAGTAAGTCCCGATCCCTATCGCCAGATCTTTCTGTCCGCCTGTGAGGACAAGCCCCAGGTCCCCCCTCGAATCCCGATCCCACCCCGACCTCCAAAAGGCGACTGTTCCCGCTGGTCACGTGACCTGTCCCCGGCTTCCTGCTGTGAGGATGAAAAGGAGCGTCCGCCACAGATTCCTCCAAGGGATCCTCTGTCTCAGTCGCTCTCTCGCACGCCTAGCCCCATGAACCGTACCGCACACTACCTCTCAACCTCGCCAGGCAAGCTGATGCCCACCACACAGAGCTTTGGCTCAGACCCCAAATACGCTGCACCCAAAGTTATCCAGGCTCaaggcaaagacaaagaagctgCCAAAGGACCCTGCATACTGCCGATTGTCCGAGACGGCAAGAAAGTCAGCAACACGCACTACTACCTGCTGCCTGAGAGGCCCACATACTTAGACCGCTTTGACAAGTTCTTCAAGGAAGCAGAAGAGGACGAGAGGAGGCCGGTTAACACGGCTACAGTCCGACCCATGGTGCAACAGCAGGGGGAGACAAAATCAAACTTGTCCTGCAATAATAACAGCAGCGTACCAGCCAGAGCAGCAGGCATCAGGAACTCCTTAAGTCTGAACAAAGTCAGTACCGAAGGGTCGGGTTGCAGGGCGGAAGGAGCGACAAATCCTGACAGAGTCAAACAG GTGCAGGAAGCGGTGCATGGTGTGACGATGGAGGAGTGTCAGAAGGCTCTGCAGAACCACAGCTGGAACGTGCAGAAAGCTGTGCATTATCTGAAG GTGGAGCAGCTCTTCTGTCTGGGTCTGAAGTCCAGAGTGGAGTGTCACAAGATCCTGGAGATGTGTGACTGGAACCTGGAGCTGGCCAGCACTCAGCTTTTAGACTCTTACGGCTCAGTCAAACAGAG gcGATGA